One Micromonospora sp. WMMD812 genomic window carries:
- a CDS encoding discoidin domain-containing protein, whose protein sequence is MSRLRTRVIAVFAVVGLAVTAAPAPPAVAAGGPNLAAGRPTSASSTNGPYVTANLTDGNQGSYWESSGALPQWAQVDLGSSQSIDQVVLKLPGSWEARTQTLSVQGSLDGSGFSTIVSSAGRSFSPASGNTVAVNFPATSTRFVRVTVTANTGWSAAQLAELEVYGATTSSTNLALGKAMAESSHSDVYGAGNANDGNAASYWESANNAFPQWIQVDLAATVSVNRLVLKLPGGWGTRNQTLTVQGSTNGSTFSTLVASASYAFNPASGNTVTVTVPTASTRYVRLLFTANTGWPAGQLSELEVYGPAAGDTQPPSAPGNLAFTQPAPDQIRLTWAASTDNVGVTGYDVYANGVLRTSVGGSTLTYTDTQPAGLTVSYYVRARDAAGNQSANSNTVTRTGSTGDTVAPTAPGSLAYTQPASGQIRLTWTASTDNVGVTGYDVYANGALRGSVNGSTLTYTDSQPDTATVSYYVRARDAAGNVSSNSNTVTRTGSTPPDGTNLAVGKPITASSVVHVFNAVNANDNDVTTYWEGAPGAYPSTLTVSLGSNASISSLVVKLNPDPAWGPRTQTFQVLGREQSASGFTTLVGSATYSFSPSSSNTVTIPVSATTADVRLQFTANSGSSNGQVAELQVIGVPAPNPDLTVTGITASPAAPVETDAITLSATVRNAGTAASAATAVGLYLGSTKVGTANVGALAAGAQTTVSANIGPRNAGSYQLIAKVDEANTVIEQNEANNTYTSPTALTVSPVASSDLVASAVTWSPGTPSAGATVTFSVTIRNQGTVASASGAHGITLTVLNDSGGVVRTLTGSYSGTIAAGATAGPVNLGTWTAANGRYTVRVVLADDANELPVKRQNNTSDRSLFVGRGANLPYDMYEAEDGSVGGGAQVLAPNRTIGDLAGEASGRRAVTLNTNGAYVEWTTKAPANALVTRFSIPDAPGGGGINSTLNIYVNGVLHKPISLTSKHIWLYGAEAGPSDSPSAGPPRHLYDEANVLLNSTIPAGSRIRLQKDPANSTTYAIDFINLEQVAPRANPDPARYRVPTGFSHQDVQNALDAVRMDTTGNLVGVYLPAGTYETAQKFQVYGKAVKVVGAGMWYTRFQTPASQQNTDAGFRVESSASGSSFEHLAFFGNYTNRIDGPGKVWGELKDVDNMTLDNVWVEHTVCAYWGVSVSGLKITNSRFRDTFADAVNMTNGSTNNLVANSEGRSNGDDAFALFSATDQGASTGNHGNVFENLTATLTWRAAGVAVYGGYDNVFRNLYIADMLTYSGITISSLDFGYPFIGFGASPPTRFENISLIRAGGHFWGSQTFPAIWIFSASKEFRGIRVSDVDIVDPTYSGIMFQTKYTGSQPENPVTDTVFTNVSISGARRSGDAFDAKSGFGIWVNEMPEPGQGPAVGSATFTNLRLTDNDVDIRNTTSTFTIIRN, encoded by the coding sequence ATGTCCAGACTCCGTACCCGAGTGATCGCGGTGTTCGCCGTGGTCGGCCTCGCCGTCACCGCGGCCCCGGCGCCCCCCGCCGTCGCCGCCGGCGGCCCCAACCTCGCCGCCGGCCGGCCCACCTCGGCCAGCAGCACCAACGGTCCGTACGTCACCGCCAACCTGACCGACGGCAACCAGGGCAGCTACTGGGAGAGCAGCGGCGCCCTCCCGCAGTGGGCCCAGGTCGACCTCGGCTCCAGCCAGTCCATCGACCAGGTCGTCCTCAAGCTTCCCGGCTCCTGGGAGGCGCGCACCCAGACGCTCTCCGTGCAGGGCAGCCTGGACGGCAGCGGCTTCAGCACGATCGTCTCCTCCGCCGGCCGGTCGTTCAGCCCGGCGAGCGGCAACACGGTGGCCGTCAACTTCCCGGCCACCAGCACCCGGTTCGTCCGGGTCACCGTTACCGCGAACACCGGCTGGTCGGCGGCCCAGCTCGCCGAGCTGGAGGTGTACGGGGCGACCACCTCGTCGACCAACCTGGCGCTCGGCAAGGCGATGGCGGAGAGCAGCCACTCCGACGTGTACGGGGCCGGGAACGCCAACGACGGCAACGCGGCGAGCTACTGGGAGAGCGCCAACAACGCCTTCCCGCAGTGGATCCAGGTCGACCTGGCCGCCACGGTGAGCGTCAACCGGCTGGTGCTCAAGCTGCCCGGCGGCTGGGGCACGCGCAACCAGACGCTGACCGTGCAGGGCAGCACCAACGGGTCGACGTTCTCCACCCTGGTCGCCTCGGCGTCGTACGCCTTCAACCCGGCCTCGGGCAACACGGTCACCGTGACCGTGCCCACCGCGTCCACCCGCTACGTCCGGCTGCTCTTCACCGCCAACACCGGCTGGCCGGCGGGGCAGCTGTCGGAGCTGGAGGTCTACGGCCCGGCGGCGGGGGACACCCAACCGCCCTCGGCGCCCGGAAACCTCGCCTTCACCCAGCCGGCGCCGGACCAGATCCGGCTGACCTGGGCGGCGTCGACCGACAACGTCGGGGTGACCGGCTACGACGTGTACGCCAACGGCGTGCTCCGGACCAGCGTCGGCGGCTCCACGCTGACCTACACCGACACCCAGCCGGCGGGGCTGACCGTCTCGTACTACGTGCGGGCCAGGGACGCCGCCGGCAACCAGTCGGCGAACAGCAACACGGTCACCCGCACCGGCAGCACCGGTGACACCGTCGCCCCGACCGCGCCCGGCAGCCTGGCCTACACCCAGCCGGCGAGCGGCCAGATCCGGCTGACCTGGACCGCGTCCACCGACAACGTCGGGGTCACCGGCTACGACGTGTACGCCAACGGCGCGCTGCGGGGCAGCGTGAACGGGTCCACGCTGACCTACACCGACAGCCAGCCGGACACGGCGACCGTCTCCTACTACGTCCGGGCCAGGGACGCGGCCGGCAACGTGTCCTCGAACAGCAACACGGTCACCCGCACCGGCAGTACGCCGCCGGACGGCACGAACCTCGCCGTCGGCAAGCCGATCACCGCCTCGTCGGTGGTGCACGTCTTCAACGCGGTCAACGCCAACGACAACGACGTCACCACCTACTGGGAGGGCGCGCCCGGGGCGTACCCGAGCACGTTGACCGTGTCGCTGGGCTCGAACGCCAGCATCAGCTCGCTGGTGGTCAAGCTCAACCCCGACCCGGCCTGGGGTCCGCGTACCCAGACCTTCCAGGTGCTCGGCCGTGAACAGTCCGCGTCCGGCTTCACCACGCTGGTCGGTTCGGCGACGTACTCGTTCAGCCCGAGCAGCAGCAACACGGTGACCATCCCGGTCTCCGCGACGACCGCCGACGTGCGGCTCCAGTTCACCGCCAACTCCGGCTCGTCCAACGGGCAGGTGGCGGAGCTGCAGGTGATCGGGGTCCCGGCGCCGAACCCGGACCTCACCGTCACCGGCATCACCGCGTCACCCGCGGCGCCGGTGGAGACCGACGCCATCACCCTGTCGGCCACCGTCCGCAACGCCGGCACGGCGGCGTCCGCGGCCACCGCGGTCGGCCTCTACCTGGGTTCGACGAAGGTCGGCACGGCCAACGTCGGCGCCCTGGCCGCCGGCGCGCAGACCACCGTCTCGGCGAACATCGGCCCGCGTAACGCCGGCAGCTACCAGCTGATCGCCAAGGTCGACGAGGCGAACACGGTGATCGAGCAGAACGAGGCGAACAACACCTACACGAGCCCCACCGCGCTGACGGTCAGCCCGGTGGCCAGCTCCGACCTGGTCGCCTCGGCGGTGACCTGGTCGCCCGGCACGCCGAGCGCCGGTGCCACGGTCACCTTCTCGGTGACCATCCGCAACCAGGGCACCGTCGCCTCGGCGAGCGGGGCGCACGGCATCACGCTGACCGTGCTCAACGACTCGGGCGGCGTGGTCCGCACGCTCACCGGCTCGTACAGCGGCACCATCGCCGCCGGGGCGACCGCCGGGCCGGTCAACCTCGGCACCTGGACCGCGGCCAACGGCCGGTACACGGTCCGGGTGGTGCTCGCCGACGACGCCAACGAGCTGCCGGTGAAGCGGCAGAACAACACCAGCGACCGGTCGCTCTTCGTCGGACGCGGGGCGAACCTGCCGTACGACATGTACGAGGCCGAGGACGGCTCGGTCGGCGGCGGGGCGCAGGTGCTCGCGCCGAACCGGACCATCGGCGACCTGGCCGGTGAGGCGTCCGGCCGGCGGGCGGTCACGCTCAACACCAACGGCGCGTACGTCGAGTGGACCACCAAGGCGCCCGCCAACGCCCTGGTGACGCGCTTCTCCATCCCGGACGCCCCGGGTGGCGGCGGGATCAACTCGACACTGAACATCTACGTCAACGGGGTCCTGCACAAGCCGATCAGCCTCACCTCGAAGCACATCTGGCTGTACGGCGCGGAGGCCGGCCCGAGCGACTCGCCGAGCGCGGGCCCGCCGCGGCACCTCTACGACGAGGCGAACGTGCTGCTGAACTCGACCATCCCGGCGGGCAGCCGGATCCGGCTCCAGAAGGACCCGGCCAACAGCACCACGTACGCGATCGACTTCATCAACCTGGAGCAGGTCGCGCCGCGCGCCAACCCGGATCCGGCCCGGTACCGGGTGCCCACCGGGTTCAGCCACCAGGACGTGCAGAACGCCCTGGACGCGGTGCGGATGGACACCACCGGAAACCTGGTCGGGGTCTACCTGCCGGCCGGCACCTACGAGACCGCGCAGAAGTTCCAGGTCTACGGGAAGGCGGTCAAGGTGGTGGGCGCGGGCATGTGGTACACCCGCTTCCAGACGCCCGCCTCGCAACAGAACACCGACGCCGGCTTCCGGGTGGAGTCCTCGGCGAGCGGGTCCTCCTTCGAACACCTCGCCTTCTTCGGCAACTACACCAACCGGATCGACGGGCCGGGCAAGGTCTGGGGTGAGCTGAAGGACGTCGACAACATGACGTTGGACAACGTCTGGGTCGAGCACACCGTCTGCGCGTACTGGGGCGTCAGCGTCAGCGGCCTCAAGATCACTAACAGCCGGTTCCGGGACACCTTCGCCGACGCGGTGAACATGACCAACGGGAGCACCAACAACCTGGTCGCCAACTCGGAGGGCCGGTCGAACGGGGACGACGCGTTCGCGCTCTTCTCCGCGACGGACCAGGGTGCGTCGACCGGCAACCACGGCAACGTCTTCGAGAACCTGACCGCCACGCTGACCTGGCGGGCGGCGGGGGTCGCGGTGTACGGCGGCTACGACAACGTGTTCCGCAACCTCTACATCGCGGACATGCTGACGTACTCCGGCATCACCATCAGCTCGCTGGACTTCGGCTACCCGTTCATCGGGTTCGGGGCCAGCCCGCCCACCCGGTTCGAGAACATCTCGCTGATCCGGGCCGGCGGCCACTTCTGGGGCTCGCAGACGTTCCCGGCGATCTGGATCTTCTCGGCGTCGAAGGAGTTCCGCGGCATCCGCGTCTCGGACGTGGACATCGTGGACCCGACGTACTCCGGGATCATGTTCCAGACCAAGTACACCGGCAGCCAGCCGGAGAACCCGGTCACCGACACCGTCTTCACCAATGTCTCGATCTCCGGGGCGCGGCGCAGCGGTGACGCGTTCGACGCCAAGTCCGGCTTCGGCATCTGGGTCAACGAGATGCCCGAGCCGGGTCAGGGCCCGGCGGTCGGCTCGGCCACCTTCACCAACCTGCGGCTGACCGACAACGACGTCGACATCAGGAACACGACCTCGACCTTCACCATCATCCGCAACTGA